One Chanodichthys erythropterus isolate Z2021 chromosome 22, ASM2448905v1, whole genome shotgun sequence DNA window includes the following coding sequences:
- the LOC137012597 gene encoding NACHT, LRR and PYD domains-containing protein 1 homolog isoform X2, which produces MDGFNSSTLFRPPSETTQTSATSSVILKYKERICSEYQCVTEYNSLPGEHVLLSERYTQPLILQRHRGRKEREQEIRSSGESFKKVLSARSSDDSVHLNSLFDPNGHGIRPSAVILQGNSGNGKSFTVQKIMMDWASGDLYKERFDVVFHLKCKEINRICGIKSLAEILSCSCSLTSDQISQVLQHSPEKMLFIIDGFDELRLTQDINDMSPHTDLLQKAPAEVILCDLLRGRILPESFLLVTSRSTATYTLSKLLKGPQRFSEIMGFSEKGVEEYFQKFFQNEEHFRTAYTLVKENETLITACSIPVVCWIICTTIKERLKTAADVTSGLETTTSIYVDFVCTLLKHHCQGSSQSKTLLRSLGQLAERGMLEQQVLLDEKSVYETVSDPAGNPFLCKFLFKRRIHQETMFSFMHLSFQEFFTALYYVLLGKKRFQRKFTPLLPIDKYSSHGICLPRFSAVVQFAFGLLNKDVRRTLEEHGLVVHSKTQTYLKEWILEMGQNIHTHKSLFYFHCLYELNENDFVQQVMETCEIIDAYGVVISRTDCQALLYCCKYIEKLNLTECILSSEIFLMILPVFHEKKVSLNILVSSDSDHDLDELINALTREQTQRSQRIDVRFIFTKLENCELHLSINEELFSICIETSKSSWSLTLTFQCQELINIKWDKLIQIILQEDSDELRKVLCSFSELKKMKMKLDCLSEMWTHWSLQIIQNCSSLTELKVDAGLLQEEGIQILQRSRTRPACSVTFQGFTCNKSQKCTRYWDRDLGCNKMVKIHLSSSGFSMK; this is translated from the exons ACCTCTGATCCTTCAGAGACATAGAGGTCGAAAAGAGAGAGAACAAGAGATCAGATCCAGTGGAGAAAGCTTCAAGAAGGTCCTCAGCGCCCGGAGCAGTGATGACTCTGTCCATCTGAACTCTCTGTTCGACCCGAATGGACACGGGATCCGTCCCAGTGCTGTTATACTGCAGGGGAATTCTGGGAATGGGAAATCTTTCACTGTGCAGAAGATCATGATGGACTGGGCATCTGGTGACCTCTACAAAGAGCGGTTTGATGTTGTGTTCCACTTAAAGTGTAAAGAAATAAACCGCATTTGTGGCATAAAGAGTTTGGCGGAGATCTTGAGCTGCAGTTGTAGTTTAACATCAGATCAGATCTCACAGGTACTACAGCATTCACCAGAGAAGATGCTCTTCATCATCGATGGATTTGATGAGCTGAGACTCACTCAGGACATTAATGACATGTCACCACACACTGATCTGCTTCAGAAAGCCCCAGCTGAGGTCATTCTTTGTGACCTGCTGAGGGGTCGAATCCTGCCAGAGTCCTTCCTTCTGGTCACCTCCAGATCTACAGCCACATATACACTGAGTAAACTGCTCAAAGGACCTCAGCGTTTCTCTGAGATCATGGGATTTTCAGAAAAGGGGGTAGAGGAGTACTTCCAGAAGTTTTTTCAAAATGAGGAACATTTCAGGACGGCTTACACACTTGTGAAGGAGAATGAAACTCTCATCACCGCCTGTTCCATCCCTGTCGTCTGCTGGATCATCTGCACAACTAtcaaggaacgactcaaaaccgcTGCAGATGTAACAAGTGGACTGGAAACCACCACCTCCATCTACGTTGACTTTGTGTGCACTCTCTTGAAGCATCACTGCCAGGGTTCGAGTCAGTCAAAGACCCTGTTGAGGAGTCTGGGTCAGCTGGCAGAGAGAGGGATGCTGGAACAGCAAGTCCTGTTGGATGAGAAAAGTGTTTATGAAACAGTTTCAGACCCTGCTGGCAATCCGTTCCTGTGCAAGTTCCTGTTTAAGAGAAGAATCCACCAGGAGACGATGTTCAGTTTCATGCATCTCAGCTTTCAGGAGTTCTTCACTGCTCTGTACTATGTCCTTTTGGGTAAAAAACGGTTCCAGAGAAAATTTACACCGCTGTTACCCATTGATAAATACTCAAGTCATGGTATTTGTCTTCCCCGTTTTTCAGCTGTGGTGCAGTTTGCATTTGGTCTGCTGAATAAGGATGTGAGACGCACACTTGAGGAACATGGTCTCGttgttcattcaaaaacacagaCTTATCTGAAAGAATGGATTTTGGAAATGGGTCAAAATATTCACACACATAAATCACTTTTTTACTTTCACTGTCTCTATGAACTTAATGAGAATGACTTTGTACAACAAGTTATGGAAACCTGTGAAATAATTGATGCATATGGTGTAGTCATAAGCAGAACAGACTGCCAGGCCCTGCTGTACTGCTGCAAGTACATCGAAAAACTGAATCTTACTGAGTGCATATTATCATCTGAAATTTTCCTCATGATTCTGCCTGTTTTTCACGAAAAGAAAGTAAG CTTGAACATACTAGTTTCATCAGACTCTGATCATGATCTTGATGAACTGATAAACGCTCTCACAAGAGAACAGACCCAGAGATCACAACG CATTGATGTCCGCTTTATATTTACAAAACTTGAGAATTGTGAACTTCATTTGTCAATCAATGAAGAGCTTTTCAG tATCTGCATAGAAACTTCAAAATCTTCGTGGTCGCTCACTCTCACCTTTCAATGCCAAGAGCTAATCAACATTAAGTGGGACAAACTTATACAGATAATTCTCCAAGAAGATTCAGATGAATTAAGGAAagttctctgttctttctcTGAACTGAAAAAGATGAAAATGAAGCTGGACTGTCTAAGTGAGATGTGGACTCATTGGAGCCTCCAAATCATCCAGAACTGCTCCAGTCTAACAGAACTCAA GGTAGATGCTGGCCTTTTACAGGAGGAAGGAATCCAGATCTTGCAGAGGTCACGCACAAGACCAGCCTGTAGTGTGACATTTCAGGG GTTCACATGCAATAAGTCTCAAAAATGCACACGCTATTGGGACCGTGATCTTGGCTGCAATAAGATGGTGAAGATTCATCTGAGTTCCTCTGGCTTTTCTATGAAGTAA